In one Vicugna pacos chromosome 22, VicPac4, whole genome shotgun sequence genomic region, the following are encoded:
- the LOC102534324 gene encoding olfactory receptor 10H4-like → MYLFTLLGNLLIMATIWREHSLHTPMYLFLCALSISEILFTVAITPRMLADMLSTHRSISFMACASQMFFSFTFGFTHSFLLMIMGYDRYVAICHPLRYNMLMRTRDCAHLVSWSWAGGSVMGMMLTLIVFHLTFCGSNEIHHFVCHVLSLLKLACGKEILSVTMGVILVCVTALMGCLLLIVLSYVFIVAAILRIPSAEGRHKTFSTCVSHLTIVIVHYGFASMIYLKPKGPRSMDSNTLMATTYTVFTPFLSPIIFSLRNKELKNAMKRTFHRTFCPSSS, encoded by the coding sequence ATGTACCTGTTCACACTCCTGGGGAACCTGCTCATCATGGCCACCATCTGGAGGGAGCACAGCCTCCACACGCCCATGTACCTCTTCCTGTGCGCCCTCTCCATCTCCGAGATTCTGTTCACTGTTGCCATCACCCCTCGAATGCTGGCGGACATGCTCTCCACCCACCGCTCCATCTCCTTCATGGCCTGTGCCAGCCAGATGTTCTTCTCCTTCACATTTGGCTTCACCCACTCCTTCCTGCTCATGATCATGGGctatgaccgctacgtggccatTTGCCACCCCCTGCGCTACAACATGCTCATGAGAACACGTGACTGTGCCCATCTTGTGTCCTGGTCCTGGGCTGGTGGCTCAGTCATGGGGATGATGTTGACATTGATAGTTTTTCATCTCACATTCTGTGGGTCTAATGAGATCCACCACTTTGTCTGTCATGTGCTTTCTCTGTTGAAGTTGGCCTGTGGGAAGGAGATATTGTCTGTCACCATGGGTGTGATCCTGGTTTGTGTCACAGCCCTGATGGGGTGTTTACTCCTCATCGTCCTCTCCTATGTCTTCATTGTGGCTGCCATCTTGAGGATCCCCTCAGCTGAGGGCCGGCACAAGACCTTCTCCACATGTGTGTCCCACCTCACCATAGTGATTGTGCACTACGGCTTTGCCTCCATGATCTACCTAAAGCCCAAGGGCCCCCGTTCCATGGACAGCAACACTCTGATGGCCACCACCTATACAGTGTTCACCCCCTTTCTTAGCCCGATCATTTTCAGCCTCAGGAATAAGGAGCTGAAGAATGCCATGAAGAGAACCTTCCACAGAACATTCTGTCCCTCAAGCTCCTGA